In Aliivibrio wodanis, a genomic segment contains:
- a CDS encoding HTH-type transcriptional regulator, LysR-family, with protein sequence MDFSNRLLLLLEVTELGSFTNVAEQKNLDRSVISKQISRLEEELGVRLLNRTTRSLSLTAAGNEMVSQAKLLRDLLNNTHRLAQNYHSEPRGILKITSSMMFGRQYVQDAISVFQKQYPDVKCELRLEDRVVDIVQEGFDIGFRIGKPKNSSLISRKIARSRLLIVASPDFIQEHGQIETIETLESLPATIYAAPGLFINKFNYLDENNIEQQFQLNVAYKVNDVEMVVKSAVAGNTLAVVTAQMIENEITEGKLIPIMTHLNIEDFGTFYAVYPHRDAPIKTKLFIDVLKSIIGEGSPVWEKNIPNFSTLYGGNK encoded by the coding sequence TTTCAAAGCAGATAAGTCGCTTAGAAGAAGAGTTAGGGGTTCGTTTACTTAACCGCACCACGCGCTCGTTATCATTAACAGCAGCAGGCAATGAAATGGTGAGCCAAGCAAAATTGTTACGTGACTTATTGAATAACACGCACCGTTTAGCGCAAAACTACCATTCAGAGCCTAGAGGGATATTAAAGATCACCAGCTCAATGATGTTTGGCCGTCAGTACGTTCAAGATGCGATCTCTGTTTTTCAGAAGCAATATCCAGATGTGAAATGCGAGCTGAGATTAGAAGACAGAGTGGTGGATATTGTGCAGGAAGGCTTTGATATTGGCTTTCGCATTGGTAAGCCAAAGAACTCCAGTTTGATCTCTCGTAAGATTGCCCGAAGTCGTTTGTTAATTGTTGCCTCTCCAGATTTCATTCAGGAACACGGTCAGATAGAGACAATTGAAACGCTAGAATCTCTGCCAGCGACGATTTATGCCGCGCCTGGATTGTTCATCAATAAATTCAATTATCTCGATGAGAACAATATTGAACAGCAATTTCAACTTAATGTCGCTTACAAAGTGAATGATGTTGAGATGGTAGTAAAAAGCGCAGTGGCTGGTAATACGCTTGCTGTGGTAACTGCTCAAATGATAGAGAATGAAATCACTGAAGGGAAGCTAATCCCAATAATGACGCATTTGAATATTGAAGATTTTGGAACCTTTTATGCTGTGTACCCACACCGAGATGCGCCCATCAAAACTAAGTTATTTATTGATGTTTTAAAATCGATTATTGGAGAGGGCTCACCGGTGTGGGAGAAAAATATACCGAATTTTTCAACGCTGTATGGTGGTAATAAGTAA
- a CDS encoding putative acetyltransferase, GNAT family — protein MNVMNPKREIMSLNIVEVSADHDEELSCVIKRVGAEYGAVGEGFGPSDAEVDEMSAYYTKENRSHYLVALLDGKVVGGCGLAPFGNDTNTCELKKLFLLEESRGLGLGKQLAIACLAFGKEQGFTQCYLDTLSNMVAAVRLYEKLGFEHLPQPLEETLHGACDVWMLKQL, from the coding sequence ATGAATGTGATGAACCCTAAGAGAGAAATTATGAGCCTTAATATAGTCGAAGTGTCAGCAGATCATGATGAAGAGTTAAGCTGTGTTATCAAGCGTGTAGGAGCAGAATACGGTGCAGTAGGTGAAGGTTTTGGTCCATCAGATGCCGAAGTAGATGAGATGAGTGCCTATTACACCAAAGAAAATCGCAGTCATTATTTGGTCGCGTTACTGGATGGAAAAGTCGTAGGAGGTTGCGGTCTTGCTCCCTTTGGTAATGACACAAATACCTGTGAATTAAAAAAACTGTTTTTGCTTGAAGAAAGCAGAGGGTTAGGCCTTGGAAAGCAACTTGCTATTGCGTGTTTAGCGTTTGGGAAAGAGCAGGGCTTTACTCAATGTTATCTTGATACGCTTTCTAATATGGTCGCGGCAGTGCGATTGTACGAAAAACTAGGCTTTGAACATTTACCACAACCACTTGAAGAAACGCTTCATGGGGCATGTGATGTTTGGATGCTAAAACAGCTGTAA
- a CDS encoding HTH-type transcriptional regulator, LysR-family, translating to MNNYKLLRPLYTLLQTRSLTESARQLNVTQSAMSRTLTQIRTAFNDPILIREGNQFVVSAKGEALLKKLPSILATLDDLYDVEVFSPKECSREFTLAYTAFLSEAIVPVICKEIVAQAPNASLYSQLWQEQHIQALSENKIELVASTLDYFPENIYGKKLIDDEYVIIMADSHPLANQAVSQDVYFESKHVLVHGLREMKQYVGELFQQHKKKRKVLAKTPSFTSAIELICQTDALVTAPLHIAGQFIDKLPITIKPLPFELPVHSYYLLWHSKFQNDPAHRWFRDQSFLLLQQHLKETYETGRFFSTA from the coding sequence ATGAATAACTACAAACTGCTACGCCCGTTATACACCTTGCTACAGACGCGAAGTTTGACTGAATCTGCGAGGCAATTAAATGTCACGCAATCAGCAATGAGTAGAACCTTAACTCAAATTAGAACCGCCTTTAATGATCCTATTTTGATCCGAGAGGGGAACCAGTTTGTGGTCAGTGCAAAAGGTGAAGCATTACTGAAAAAACTGCCATCAATATTGGCGACTCTTGATGACTTATATGACGTAGAGGTATTCTCTCCTAAAGAATGCAGCCGAGAGTTTACACTGGCTTACACCGCCTTTCTTTCGGAAGCCATTGTTCCCGTTATTTGCAAAGAAATAGTGGCTCAAGCACCTAATGCCTCGTTATATAGTCAGCTTTGGCAAGAGCAACACATTCAAGCGCTGTCTGAGAATAAGATTGAGCTTGTGGCCTCAACATTGGATTATTTCCCTGAGAATATTTATGGGAAAAAATTGATTGATGATGAGTACGTTATCATCATGGCTGATTCACATCCCTTAGCTAATCAAGCGGTGAGCCAAGACGTTTACTTTGAATCAAAGCACGTATTGGTTCATGGGTTACGAGAAATGAAGCAGTATGTAGGAGAGCTATTTCAGCAGCATAAGAAAAAAAGAAAAGTACTCGCAAAAACCCCTTCATTTACTTCAGCCATAGAGCTTATCTGCCAGACCGATGCGCTTGTGACTGCACCATTGCATATTGCTGGTCAATTTATCGATAAACTGCCAATTACCATTAAACCGTTACCATTTGAGTTGCCCGTTCATAGTTATTATTTACTTTGGCACAGTAAATTCCAGAATGATCCTGCTCACCGTTGGTTTAGAGATCAAAGTTTCTTACTGCTACAACAGCACCTAAAAGAGACCTATGAAACTGGACGGTTTTTTAGTACCGCTTGA
- a CDS encoding putative beta-lactamase, with protein MKSLIAISIVTALFAGSAFANESVNESSTNVDVYNTHDFFLEKGNRVKLQFPIEQSKFAWQNLSRFYPTAQIERDGPVYQFPYQIDKKIGEISATVHGEIKTLNEHLDSYPVDAFLVVKSGEVVFERYNTMRKTDKHNWFSNSKITAGIELAKLVNEGKVNPSDPVSKYIPELKGSDWDTVSVSDTANMATGLNATEHDEPEADSRINPEQPWFKWAVSIGVFEGEGNQSPLEVLAEMKRRAPGGKTFEYNSINTFVLARLIENVRNLPMNEIVSRDMWQKMGANNDAYTVVSPKGGYPLMFFSMNTTIEDMTKFGMLLTPSAAKLGNGGVSKEVITLIQDSGNPEAYGGGYVGKMMENSFYNDTNIKNGYQFDAIFEDGDLYKAGVGGQGVYISPEKDLVISFFSTSNGKNQEETYAREIAKYFSR; from the coding sequence ATGAAAAGCTTAATCGCTATATCCATTGTAACGGCTCTATTTGCAGGCTCAGCGTTTGCTAATGAGAGCGTTAATGAATCATCCACAAACGTAGATGTTTACAACACTCATGACTTTTTCTTGGAAAAAGGCAACCGCGTTAAACTTCAATTTCCTATTGAACAATCTAAGTTTGCTTGGCAGAACCTAAGCCGTTTCTATCCTACGGCTCAAATTGAACGTGATGGACCTGTCTATCAATTCCCATATCAAATTGACAAAAAAATTGGTGAAATATCAGCGACTGTACACGGTGAAATCAAAACATTAAATGAACACCTAGATTCTTACCCTGTCGATGCTTTTCTTGTTGTTAAGAGTGGAGAGGTTGTCTTTGAACGTTACAACACGATGCGAAAAACAGACAAGCATAATTGGTTTTCAAACTCGAAAATTACAGCAGGTATAGAGCTGGCTAAATTAGTCAATGAGGGCAAAGTTAACCCTAGTGATCCAGTTTCTAAATATATCCCTGAGTTGAAAGGTTCTGACTGGGATACGGTATCCGTTTCTGATACTGCAAACATGGCCACGGGTTTGAACGCAACAGAGCATGATGAGCCAGAGGCGGACTCACGTATAAACCCAGAACAACCTTGGTTTAAATGGGCGGTTTCCATTGGCGTGTTTGAAGGTGAAGGCAACCAAAGCCCACTTGAAGTACTTGCTGAAATGAAACGAAGAGCGCCGGGCGGAAAAACATTTGAATACAATTCAATTAATACGTTTGTTCTAGCTCGACTTATTGAGAATGTTCGTAACTTACCCATGAATGAGATTGTCAGTCGTGATATGTGGCAGAAAATGGGGGCAAATAATGACGCTTACACTGTCGTTTCTCCAAAAGGGGGATATCCTTTAATGTTTTTCTCAATGAACACCACAATTGAAGATATGACTAAATTCGGTATGTTACTTACTCCGTCAGCCGCAAAGTTGGGTAATGGTGGAGTTAGCAAAGAAGTCATTACGTTAATTCAAGACTCAGGTAACCCAGAAGCTTATGGTGGTGGTTATGTTGGTAAGATGATGGAAAACTCTTTCTACAACGACACAAACATCAAGAATGGTTATCAATTTGATGCAATCTTTGAGGATGGCGACTTATACAAGGCAGGTGTTGGTGGTCAAGGTGTGTATATTTCACCAGAAAAAGACTTAGTTATATCTTTCTTTTCAACCAGTAACGGCAAAAACCAAGAAGAAACTTATGCTCGTGAGATTGCGAAATATTTTAGCCGCTAA
- a CDS encoding putative exported protein: MTILKMTTLSTALLATISISAFADDTQKVDPSDMTRASTNMYVATNNIGDLKLSGALSYTYDNGQMSMVTLEGSMDNEGKYKDSRAQYFHVFNINNAVTPRVAVSLDIIDNASFTTAAVGGVAIFRTPIDSLTFFGRAAVMGGEYSDSTTSAFGVTDNSIVGGMAAAYAVWKPGADGTYFAAYPEFTYMDGDIETSTVKTTLLAATPFSADNTRWGQVKVENTYGSMESTNQKLDIDDTVVWFQYKVFF; encoded by the coding sequence ATGACCATACTAAAAATGACCACTTTGTCTACTGCTTTACTTGCTACCATTTCTATTTCTGCATTTGCTGATGATACTCAAAAAGTCGACCCATCCGATATGACTCGTGCCAGTACTAATATGTATGTGGCAACCAACAACATAGGTGATCTAAAGCTATCGGGAGCTCTATCATATACTTATGACAACGGACAGATGTCTATGGTCACATTGGAAGGTTCGATGGATAATGAGGGGAAATATAAAGACAGCCGAGCTCAATATTTCCATGTATTCAATATAAATAATGCCGTTACACCTCGTGTAGCCGTGTCATTAGACATCATTGATAATGCAAGCTTTACTACTGCAGCTGTAGGTGGTGTCGCTATTTTTAGAACTCCAATCGACTCTCTGACCTTTTTTGGCCGTGCAGCAGTGATGGGCGGTGAATATTCAGACAGCACAACAAGTGCCTTCGGTGTTACAGACAATAGTATCGTAGGTGGTATGGCCGCTGCTTATGCAGTTTGGAAGCCGGGCGCCGATGGTACTTATTTTGCAGCCTACCCTGAATTTACGTACATGGATGGTGATATTGAAACGAGTACCGTTAAAACCACTCTACTCGCAGCGACTCCTTTTTCGGCAGACAACACTCGTTGGGGGCAAGTCAAGGTTGAAAATACTTATGGAAGCATGGAGTCAACCAATCAAAAATTAGACATTGACGACACGGTTGTTTGGTTCCAATACAAAGTATTCTTTTAA
- a CDS encoding HTH-type transcriptional regulator, translating to MNFSLEQLNTFVAVYEQQAFSKAAIKLTKHRTTVAQVITSLEDQLAITLFNRLSRSVEPTEDAVLLYHYAKQILEQAKTLDRFALSLSFGGLESVTIAYASFLPHHVVSKIRRQLYEDFPSMRVNFLVRTKPEIKAGIEDGSIHFGIVNIYESKVINSIDFTFLGNMPFVPFAHAGSELSTKPSSEALSTMKSLRQFVLKSMVDDKMTEKVVVSSKHEYVDQLAVIIKLVQDNFGWALLPKSIIESEYVTENLVEIKCDEIKQDIMVPISLWCPHSKQIAQVKKSIIKVADYYINKSAN from the coding sequence ATGAACTTTAGTCTTGAACAATTAAATACTTTCGTTGCGGTATATGAACAGCAGGCTTTTAGTAAAGCGGCGATAAAATTAACTAAGCACCGAACAACGGTTGCACAAGTTATCACGAGTTTAGAAGACCAGTTAGCGATCACTTTATTCAATAGATTGAGCCGCAGTGTTGAACCCACGGAAGATGCAGTACTTCTTTATCATTACGCAAAGCAAATACTAGAGCAGGCTAAAACTCTTGATAGATTTGCATTAAGTCTTTCATTTGGCGGGTTAGAGTCGGTGACGATAGCTTATGCGAGCTTTTTACCTCATCACGTTGTTTCTAAAATTCGTCGACAGCTTTATGAAGACTTCCCATCCATGCGCGTTAATTTTTTGGTCAGAACGAAACCAGAAATAAAAGCAGGGATTGAAGATGGAAGTATTCATTTTGGGATTGTGAATATATACGAAAGCAAAGTGATTAATAGTATTGATTTTACTTTTTTGGGGAATATGCCTTTTGTGCCATTTGCTCATGCAGGAAGTGAATTATCGACTAAGCCCTCAAGCGAAGCGCTCTCAACGATGAAATCTTTACGCCAGTTTGTACTCAAATCTATGGTCGATGATAAAATGACGGAGAAGGTTGTTGTTTCTTCAAAACATGAATATGTTGATCAATTAGCGGTCATTATTAAGCTTGTTCAAGATAATTTTGGCTGGGCTCTTTTGCCAAAGTCGATAATCGAGTCTGAATATGTGACTGAAAATTTGGTAGAGATAAAATGTGACGAGATCAAACAAGACATAATGGTTCCCATATCCCTTTGGTGTCCACATTCAAAACAGATTGCACAGGTAAAAAAATCGATCATCAAAGTAGCTGATTATTATATAAATAAATCAGCGAACTGA
- a CDS encoding HTH-type transcriptional regulator, MarR family: protein MNTIQSLELLEFELWRRWRLKISDQVSNDLTNNELDYLYALNGLIENTSLSSLAEKMNVSNASASHMVSKLESKGYLSKIKNHTDGRGVRLVPTEKTQALRDLEVDIYKQVDSEFQYALSEIEYEQLNSLLSKAIGALLNQDRL, encoded by the coding sequence ATGAATACTATTCAGAGTCTGGAACTACTTGAGTTCGAACTATGGCGTCGCTGGCGTTTAAAAATAAGTGATCAAGTAAGTAATGATCTAACAAACAATGAATTAGACTACCTTTATGCACTTAATGGGTTAATAGAAAACACATCACTTAGCTCTTTAGCCGAGAAGATGAATGTTAGCAATGCCTCTGCGAGCCATATGGTGAGTAAGTTAGAATCAAAGGGATATTTATCTAAAATAAAAAATCATACTGATGGCAGAGGGGTGAGATTAGTTCCAACCGAAAAAACTCAAGCATTGCGTGATTTAGAAGTAGATATCTATAAGCAGGTTGATAGTGAATTTCAATACGCTTTATCTGAGATTGAATATGAGCAACTTAACTCGCTCTTATCCAAAGCTATCGGTGCATTATTAAATCAAGATAGGTTATGA
- a CDS encoding SAM dependent methyltransferase, with amino-acid sequence MKFNYLDVMANRLYSDLSKYYDYVISRDDYQGEAQFWIELIENKCATTQPKFLELASGPGHLLSYISPYVEAFVIDLSPDMLTKCKQFNPNVNAIQGDITQFGLQQDFDFILLHDSIGHLFNVDDIKATFENAYQHLRCGGIFALSPEFDGDSFNKPIVDHRITLLPESDLTVIDYIERHPIHKNRLNILTSYYEKDQGVTQIEFDRMELGIFSVEFYKKIMEDVGFNVELYTKPENSSTECRTAIVGTRLS; translated from the coding sequence ATGAAATTTAATTATTTGGATGTGATGGCTAACCGCCTTTATAGTGATTTATCAAAATATTATGACTATGTAATTAGTCGAGATGATTATCAAGGAGAGGCTCAATTTTGGATAGAACTTATTGAGAATAAATGTGCTACAACGCAACCCAAGTTCCTTGAATTAGCTTCAGGGCCAGGGCACCTTCTCTCATATATCAGCCCTTATGTTGAAGCATTTGTCATTGATTTATCCCCAGACATGCTAACAAAATGTAAGCAATTTAACCCGAATGTGAATGCCATTCAGGGTGATATAACACAATTTGGTTTGCAGCAAGATTTCGACTTTATTTTACTGCATGACAGTATCGGTCATCTGTTTAATGTCGATGATATAAAAGCTACTTTTGAGAACGCTTACCAACATTTAAGATGCGGAGGTATTTTTGCCTTGTCTCCAGAGTTTGATGGGGATAGCTTCAATAAGCCTATTGTTGATCATCGCATAACATTATTACCTGAAAGCGACTTGACCGTCATTGATTATATAGAACGACATCCAATACATAAAAATCGACTTAATATCCTGACTTCGTACTATGAAAAAGATCAAGGAGTCACTCAAATAGAATTTGACCGAATGGAGTTAGGAATATTTAGTGTTGAGTTCTATAAAAAAATTATGGAAGACGTAGGGTTTAACGTTGAACTTTATACAAAACCAGAAAACTCGAGTACCGAATGCCGAACAGCAATTGTAGGTACTCGATTATCTTAA
- a CDS encoding NADH:flavin oxidoreductase encodes MNSINISNPFTLTNGQEIKNRLFKSAMSEQLGDKQHNPTSGLATLYQRWAKGGIGLSMTGNVMVDRTALGEPKNVVLDEQSDLTLFTEWANAGKQNDSHIWMQLNHPGKQIPKFLCADPVAPSAISLERGLEKGFNTPRELTDNEIHEIINKFATSAKLAKQVGFTGVQIHGAHGYLISQFLSSRHNQRDDQWGGSLENRLRFVLEVYRAIRKEVGDAFPVGIKLNSADFMKGGFTEDESMQVVQTLSDNGIDLIEISGGTYESPSMMGAKDKNKPIKESTVKREAYFMDYMEKVRKLVNTPLVVTGGFRTAPAMNEALNTSATDFIGIARTMAVDPDFPNKLIEDPSHGMPLAEPTTGKPALDKMAMVGLVWYEHQMWRIADGKEADPQLSAFGVVFKTLLSAGWYAFKKRRA; translated from the coding sequence ATGAATTCGATAAATATCAGTAACCCATTTACGCTTACCAATGGCCAAGAGATTAAAAATCGTTTGTTCAAATCAGCAATGAGTGAACAGCTTGGCGATAAGCAGCATAACCCCACGTCTGGTTTAGCAACCCTCTATCAACGTTGGGCTAAAGGCGGTATTGGTTTATCGATGACGGGGAATGTCATGGTGGATAGAACTGCCCTTGGTGAGCCTAAGAATGTGGTTTTAGATGAACAAAGTGATCTTACGTTATTTACTGAGTGGGCGAATGCCGGAAAACAAAACGACTCACACATATGGATGCAGCTTAATCACCCAGGTAAACAAATTCCTAAATTCTTATGTGCAGATCCTGTTGCTCCCTCAGCTATCTCACTAGAGCGTGGATTAGAAAAAGGCTTTAATACCCCACGAGAACTTACTGATAATGAAATCCATGAGATCATTAATAAGTTCGCCACCAGTGCCAAACTAGCAAAACAAGTTGGCTTTACTGGTGTGCAAATTCATGGGGCTCATGGCTATCTTATCAGCCAATTTTTATCCTCAAGACACAACCAACGAGACGACCAATGGGGTGGCTCATTAGAGAATCGACTGCGTTTTGTTCTCGAAGTGTATCGCGCTATCCGTAAAGAAGTTGGTGATGCTTTTCCGGTGGGCATTAAGCTTAACAGTGCCGATTTTATGAAAGGTGGATTCACAGAAGATGAGTCGATGCAGGTTGTACAAACTCTAAGTGATAACGGCATCGATTTAATCGAAATATCCGGCGGCACTTACGAGAGTCCATCAATGATGGGAGCCAAAGATAAAAATAAACCAATAAAAGAAAGCACCGTTAAACGTGAAGCTTACTTTATGGATTACATGGAAAAAGTAAGAAAACTGGTCAATACACCCTTGGTTGTCACTGGTGGTTTTCGTACTGCTCCTGCAATGAATGAAGCCTTAAACACCTCTGCAACTGACTTTATTGGCATTGCACGAACCATGGCGGTTGACCCTGATTTTCCTAATAAACTAATTGAAGATCCAAGCCATGGCATGCCACTAGCCGAACCAACAACGGGCAAACCTGCATTAGATAAAATGGCGATGGTTGGGCTTGTTTGGTATGAACACCAAATGTGGCGTATTGCTGATGGAAAAGAGGCCGATCCTCAATTAAGTGCCTTTGGGGTGGTATTTAAAACTCTACTAAGTGCAGGTTGGTATGCATTTAAAAAGCGCAGAGCGTAA